The Chlamydiota bacterium genome includes a region encoding these proteins:
- a CDS encoding biotin--[acetyl-CoA-carboxylase] ligase, with translation MNHRTGEVLAFFQNRVFDFVSGEEIAKALGFSRTAVWNHIDTLRQLGYEFEALPRLGYRLLSSPDRLFPDEIERSLGTEVIGRKIYYYDRVSSTNDVADRLAEEGACEGTVVVAEYQEKGRGRMGRSWQSPHGKNILFSVVLRPRLDPSFVSLITIMSSVAVTRVLEGFGFNALIKWPNDVYIDGKKIAGILTEMKCEQDQIKHLILGMGLNVNMEESDFSDDLAPIAKSLALVSKIKLDRKDILRKLLCELESTYFLVVKGCYDQVLAEWSRRSFLVGKWVEVIVGDKKEEGVVLGTDSKGALLLRNENGFIASVMSGDVSLRAKS, from the coding sequence AGGTTTTAGCCTTTTTCCAAAATCGTGTTTTTGATTTTGTTTCCGGAGAAGAGATTGCTAAGGCGCTTGGGTTTTCCAGGACAGCGGTTTGGAATCATATTGATACCCTTAGGCAATTGGGTTATGAATTTGAGGCCTTGCCTCGTTTAGGGTATCGGTTGCTTTCTTCTCCAGATCGTTTGTTTCCGGATGAAATTGAACGGTCTTTAGGAACTGAAGTGATTGGGCGCAAGATTTATTATTATGACCGAGTCTCTTCGACGAATGATGTTGCGGATCGATTGGCTGAGGAGGGAGCTTGTGAAGGAACGGTGGTGGTCGCCGAATATCAGGAAAAGGGAAGGGGAAGGATGGGGCGCTCTTGGCAGTCCCCTCATGGAAAAAATATTTTGTTTTCGGTTGTTCTTCGGCCAAGATTGGATCCGAGTTTTGTTTCCCTGATCACCATCATGAGTTCAGTTGCAGTGACAAGAGTTTTGGAAGGATTTGGATTCAATGCCTTGATTAAGTGGCCCAATGACGTGTATATTGATGGAAAGAAAATCGCTGGAATTTTAACAGAGATGAAGTGTGAGCAAGATCAGATTAAACATTTGATTTTAGGGATGGGTCTCAATGTTAATATGGAGGAGTCGGATTTTTCAGATGATTTGGCGCCTATAGCAAAATCCTTGGCACTTGTCTCAAAAATAAAACTTGATCGTAAAGATATTTTGCGAAAGTTGCTATGCGAATTAGAATCAACTTATTTTTTGGTAGTCAAGGGATGTTATGATCAGGTCCTAGCAGAGTGGTCCAGGCGGTCCTTTTTGGTTGGGAAATGGGTCGAAGTTATCGTAGGCGATAAAAAAGAAGAGGGAGTTGTTCTAGGAACGGATTCAAAGGGGGCTTTGCTT